The following proteins come from a genomic window of Geomonas sp. RF6:
- a CDS encoding efflux transporter outer membrane subunit, protein MRKNLLTILAALALTACSVGPDYVKPSAEVPTQYKETHPPDAPFKETKGWKVAQPGDPGLSSTWWELFGDPQLNALESQVEISNQNIKEAEANFRQARALVREARSGYFPTVTTSPSVTRSRTPGGSSSGRSGAGATFTDFNLPADATWEIDIWGRVRRAVEGSRGRAEASAADLAAVRLSAQAELARNYFLLRVQDTQQRLLDATVANYQKALELTRNRYDSGVAARAEVLQAETQLQSTKAQALDLQVQRAQLEHAIALLIGKSPASFSLKAEELKPTFPVIPVALPSQLLERRPDIAAAERRMAAANADIGVAKAAYFPSLSISASAGFQALSAADWLLWPSRFWSIGTSLGQVLFDGGLRRARSEEAVAAYEANVAAYRQSVLVAFQEVEDNLVALRVLEEEAKVQEAAVVAARQSVDVSLNQYRAGTISYLNVVVTQYAALNNERAAVDILGRRLAASVGLVKALGGGWSSGTLSAEGRNARP, encoded by the coding sequence ATGCGAAAAAACCTGCTTACCATACTGGCAGCCCTGGCGCTTACCGCCTGCAGCGTCGGTCCCGACTACGTGAAGCCGTCCGCGGAGGTGCCGACGCAGTACAAGGAGACGCACCCCCCCGACGCGCCCTTCAAGGAAACGAAGGGGTGGAAGGTGGCGCAGCCGGGGGACCCCGGCCTGAGCAGCACGTGGTGGGAGCTCTTCGGCGACCCGCAGCTGAACGCCCTGGAGTCGCAGGTGGAGATCTCCAACCAGAACATCAAGGAGGCCGAGGCAAACTTCCGCCAGGCCCGCGCCCTCGTGCGCGAGGCGCGCTCCGGCTATTTCCCCACCGTCACCACGAGCCCGTCCGTGACCCGCTCCCGCACTCCCGGGGGCTCTTCCTCCGGACGCTCAGGCGCCGGGGCCACCTTCACCGACTTCAATCTACCCGCGGACGCGACGTGGGAGATCGACATCTGGGGGCGCGTGCGACGTGCGGTGGAGGGGAGCCGGGGGCGGGCGGAGGCAAGTGCAGCCGACCTCGCAGCGGTTCGCCTGAGCGCACAGGCGGAGCTCGCGCGCAACTACTTCCTGCTGCGGGTGCAGGACACGCAGCAGAGACTCCTTGACGCAACGGTGGCAAATTACCAGAAAGCCCTGGAGCTGACGCGCAACCGCTACGACAGCGGAGTCGCGGCGCGGGCGGAAGTCCTCCAGGCAGAGACGCAGCTGCAAAGCACGAAGGCTCAGGCGCTCGACCTGCAGGTGCAGCGAGCCCAGCTGGAGCACGCCATCGCGCTTCTGATCGGAAAGTCCCCCGCCTCCTTCTCCCTCAAGGCGGAGGAGCTCAAGCCGACCTTTCCAGTCATCCCTGTGGCCCTCCCGTCCCAGCTCCTGGAGCGAAGACCGGACATCGCTGCAGCGGAGCGCCGTATGGCGGCCGCCAACGCAGACATAGGAGTCGCGAAAGCCGCCTACTTTCCGAGTCTCAGCATCAGCGCTTCTGCAGGCTTTCAGGCACTGAGCGCCGCCGACTGGCTCCTCTGGCCGAGCCGGTTCTGGTCGATCGGCACGAGCCTCGGGCAGGTACTCTTTGACGGAGGGTTGCGCCGGGCCCGCAGCGAGGAGGCGGTCGCCGCCTACGAGGCGAATGTCGCCGCTTACCGGCAGAGCGTCCTGGTCGCCTTCCAGGAGGTGGAGGACAACCTCGTCGCCTTGCGTGTACTGGAGGAGGAAGCAAAGGTGCAGGAAGCCGCGGTAGTCGCCGCACGCCAGTCGGTCGACGTCTCGCTGAACCAGTACCGGGCAGGGACCATCAGCTACCTGAACGTGGTGGTGACGCAGTACGCCGCCTTGAACAACGAAAGGGCTGCAGTCGATATCCTCGGCAGAAGGCTTGCCGCCAGTGTCGGGCTGGTGAAGGCGCTCGGGGGGGGGTGGAGCAGCGGCACCCTGTCTGCTGAAGGCAGAAATGCCCGGCCGTAG
- a CDS encoding MdtA/MuxA family multidrug efflux RND transporter periplasmic adaptor subunit encodes MTRNTAEEEESRDLPQERKRRTVWPLVLLLLAVALGCYLYLAPGKKGEKSSAKGAPPPTSVLAIPAAKGEIRVFQNGLGSVIPLNTVTVRSRVDGQLMEVRFREGQNVKRGDLLALIDPRPFQVQLAQAEGQLAKDRELLRNARLDLARYQELWSKDSIQRQQVDTQESLVHQLEAALKIDQGQVDNARLQITYSRITAPISGRVGLRQVDVGNLVRATDAAGLVVITQMQPAGVVFPVAEDHLPKVIAKLKGGARLAVEAYDREQRQRLALGELATIDNQIDAATGTVKLKALFANANDELFPNQFVNARLLLETRQGVVTVPSAAVQRGPQGTFLYLVRPDHTVSVRPVTLGESEGDTVEIAQGLAQGELVVVEGAERLREGSKVVLRQGTPHTGRGPGEGGNKGGTGQGGEGQGRQQGTGPAGPTRSADGAGR; translated from the coding sequence GTGACTAGAAATACAGCAGAAGAGGAAGAGAGCCGGGATCTGCCGCAGGAAAGGAAACGGCGCACGGTGTGGCCGCTGGTTCTTCTTCTCCTTGCGGTCGCGCTCGGCTGCTACCTCTACCTCGCCCCCGGGAAGAAAGGGGAGAAGAGTTCCGCCAAAGGGGCGCCCCCTCCCACCTCCGTGCTGGCAATTCCCGCAGCGAAAGGGGAGATCAGGGTTTTCCAGAACGGCCTCGGCTCCGTCATTCCTCTCAACACGGTAACGGTTCGCTCCCGCGTCGACGGCCAGCTCATGGAGGTGCGCTTCCGCGAGGGGCAGAATGTGAAACGGGGCGATCTCCTCGCCCTCATCGATCCACGTCCCTTCCAGGTGCAGCTCGCGCAGGCGGAAGGGCAGCTCGCGAAGGATCGCGAATTGCTGCGCAACGCGCGGCTCGACCTTGCCCGCTACCAGGAGCTCTGGTCAAAGGATTCCATCCAGAGGCAGCAGGTAGACACCCAGGAATCGCTGGTGCACCAGCTGGAAGCGGCGCTGAAGATCGACCAGGGGCAGGTGGACAACGCACGCCTGCAGATCACCTACAGCCGCATCACGGCCCCGATCTCCGGGAGGGTGGGGCTTCGGCAGGTCGACGTGGGAAACCTGGTGCGTGCCACGGACGCCGCGGGACTCGTGGTCATCACCCAGATGCAGCCGGCCGGCGTCGTTTTCCCTGTCGCCGAAGACCACCTCCCGAAGGTGATCGCGAAGCTCAAAGGGGGGGCGCGCCTTGCCGTGGAGGCGTACGACCGGGAGCAACGCCAGCGTCTTGCGCTGGGCGAGCTTGCCACCATAGACAACCAGATCGACGCGGCGACCGGCACCGTGAAGCTGAAGGCGCTCTTTGCCAATGCCAATGACGAGCTCTTTCCGAACCAGTTTGTGAACGCCCGCCTTCTCCTGGAGACGCGGCAGGGGGTGGTGACCGTCCCCTCCGCCGCCGTCCAGCGCGGCCCGCAAGGAACCTTCCTTTATCTCGTGCGTCCCGACCATACCGTTTCCGTGCGTCCCGTGACCCTCGGCGAGAGCGAGGGGGACACGGTGGAGATCGCCCAGGGGCTGGCGCAGGGGGAGCTCGTCGTGGTGGAGGGGGCCGAACGGCTCCGTGAAGGGAGCAAGGTTGTGCTGAGACAGGGGACGCCGCACACGGGACGCGGTCCCGGCGAGGGGGGAAACAAGGGGGGAACGGGTCAAGGGGGAGAGGGGCAGGGGCGGCAACAGGGCACCGGTCCTGCAGGTCCGACGAGAAGCGCTGACGGGGCGGGGCGATGA
- a CDS encoding multidrug efflux RND transporter permease subunit, whose amino-acid sequence MNISAVFIRRPVATTLLTIAVVLAGCIGFNLLPVSPLPQVDFPTISVSAALPGADPETMSTSVAAPLERQFGRIAGVTEMTSTSYRGSTSITLQFDLSRDIDGAARDVQGAINAARGYLPANLPSNPSYRKVNPSDAPIMIVALTSQTVSKPQMYDLASTILQQKLSQVEGVGQVFIGGSSLPAVRVDLNPLALSRYGVSLELVRGMLSATSVNRPKGSLAGDTRSWELRTNDQLHKAKDYLPLVVRYQNGSALTLADVASVQDSVEDVRAAGIVNGKPAIMVIIFRQPGANIIETVDRVRALLPQLKGALPGAVDLSVVLDRTPPIRGSLHHVEVTLVISVLLVILVVFWFLRNVRATVIPAVAVAVSIIGTFAIMYLFGYSLDNLSLMALTIATGFVVDDAIVVVENTTRYLEEGKAPLQAALLGSGDISFTVLSMSLSLVAVFIPILLMEGMVGRLFREFAVTLSAAILVSLVVSLTVTPMMCATILKPERGGENGFFYRLSERSFLWLQSGYQRTLTWALRHSLITLLLVFVTVGVNVILFVKIPKGFFPEQDNGRLSASIQASQDTSFQAMSQKLAQVAEIIKKDPDVEYVAGFTGGGGGGGSTTNTGRMFITLKPFSERSATAFDVIKRLRPKVSSVPGAPTFLQPVQDLRVGGRGSGALYQYTLTGDNLDALNSTGQKLLRKLRGVPQVADVNSDQQDKGREASLVIDRATAARLGISMQTIDNTLYDAFGQRQVAVHYTELNQYHVVMEVDPVFWQRPETLRDIYVPAAGGALVPLSAFTRYEPKATALAVNHQGQFPSVTFSFNLSPGIALGDAVKAIEAAAREVGLPAGVRGSFSGTAQAFQASLANEPLLILAALVTVYIVLGVLYESYMHPLTILSTLPSAGVGAALALMIFKTDLSLIAIIGVILLIGIVKKNGIMMVDFALSAERKEGKSPRDAIYEACLLRFRPIMMTTMAALLGALPLALGTGVGSELRRPLGISIVGGLIFSQMLTLYTTPVVYLYLDRLRLWIEKKRGKGPQRVQYEEERAGV is encoded by the coding sequence ATGAACATCTCCGCCGTCTTCATAAGGCGCCCCGTCGCCACGACTCTCCTGACGATCGCGGTCGTCCTCGCGGGGTGCATCGGCTTCAACCTCCTCCCGGTCTCCCCCCTGCCGCAGGTCGATTTTCCCACCATATCGGTCTCCGCGGCGCTCCCCGGCGCCGACCCGGAGACGATGTCGACCTCGGTGGCGGCTCCCCTGGAGCGGCAGTTCGGCCGCATCGCCGGGGTGACGGAGATGACCTCCACGAGCTACCGGGGGAGCACCAGCATCACCTTGCAGTTCGACCTCTCGCGCGACATCGACGGCGCCGCCCGCGACGTGCAGGGGGCGATCAACGCGGCCCGCGGCTACCTCCCCGCGAACCTGCCGAGCAACCCGAGCTACCGGAAGGTGAACCCCTCCGACGCGCCGATCATGATCGTCGCACTGACCTCGCAAACCGTCAGCAAGCCGCAGATGTACGACCTCGCCTCCACGATCCTGCAGCAGAAGCTCTCGCAGGTGGAGGGGGTGGGGCAGGTCTTCATCGGGGGGAGCTCCCTTCCCGCGGTGAGGGTCGATCTCAATCCGCTCGCCCTGTCGCGCTACGGTGTCAGCCTGGAGCTTGTGCGGGGGATGCTGTCCGCGACCAGCGTGAACCGCCCGAAAGGGAGCCTCGCCGGTGACACGAGAAGCTGGGAGCTGCGCACGAACGACCAGCTGCACAAGGCGAAGGACTATCTCCCCCTTGTGGTGCGCTACCAGAACGGGAGCGCCCTCACCCTTGCCGACGTCGCCTCCGTGCAGGACTCGGTGGAGGACGTGCGCGCCGCGGGCATCGTGAACGGGAAGCCGGCGATCATGGTGATCATCTTCCGCCAGCCCGGCGCGAACATCATCGAGACGGTCGACAGGGTGCGGGCGCTCCTGCCGCAGCTAAAGGGGGCGCTCCCCGGCGCGGTGGACCTCTCCGTCGTCCTCGATCGCACCCCTCCCATCCGCGGGTCGCTCCATCACGTCGAGGTGACCCTCGTCATCTCGGTCCTCCTGGTCATCCTCGTCGTCTTCTGGTTTCTGAGGAACGTGCGTGCGACCGTCATTCCCGCCGTGGCGGTGGCGGTCTCCATCATCGGCACCTTCGCCATCATGTACCTCTTTGGCTACTCCCTCGACAACCTCTCCCTCATGGCGCTGACCATCGCCACCGGCTTCGTGGTGGACGACGCCATCGTCGTGGTGGAAAATACCACCCGCTATCTGGAGGAGGGAAAAGCGCCGCTGCAGGCGGCACTCCTGGGAAGCGGCGACATCTCCTTTACCGTCCTCTCCATGAGTCTTTCGCTCGTCGCCGTCTTCATCCCGATCCTCCTCATGGAGGGGATGGTGGGGCGCCTCTTCCGCGAGTTCGCGGTGACCCTCTCCGCGGCGATACTCGTCTCCCTCGTGGTTTCCCTCACGGTCACACCGATGATGTGCGCGACGATACTGAAGCCTGAAAGAGGAGGGGAGAACGGCTTCTTCTACCGCTTGAGCGAGCGCTCCTTCCTCTGGCTGCAGAGCGGCTACCAGCGGACCCTGACCTGGGCGCTGCGGCACTCCCTCATCACCCTCCTTCTCGTCTTCGTGACAGTGGGGGTGAACGTGATCCTCTTCGTGAAGATCCCGAAGGGATTCTTCCCCGAGCAGGACAACGGGCGGCTCTCGGCGAGCATCCAGGCCTCCCAGGACACCTCCTTCCAGGCGATGAGCCAGAAGCTCGCCCAGGTGGCGGAGATAATAAAGAAGGACCCGGACGTGGAGTACGTCGCCGGCTTCACCGGCGGTGGCGGGGGAGGGGGCTCCACCACGAACACGGGGCGCATGTTCATCACCCTGAAGCCTTTCTCCGAGCGCAGCGCCACCGCCTTTGATGTTATCAAGAGGCTGCGCCCGAAGGTCTCCTCCGTCCCCGGTGCGCCGACCTTCCTGCAGCCGGTGCAGGACCTGCGCGTCGGTGGAAGGGGGAGCGGCGCCCTCTACCAGTACACCCTCACCGGCGACAACCTGGACGCCCTGAACAGCACCGGGCAAAAGCTCCTGCGCAAGCTGCGCGGCGTGCCGCAAGTGGCGGATGTGAATAGCGACCAGCAGGACAAAGGGCGCGAGGCGAGCCTCGTCATCGACCGCGCCACCGCCGCGCGTCTCGGGATCAGCATGCAGACCATCGACAACACCCTGTACGACGCTTTCGGGCAGCGCCAGGTCGCGGTGCACTATACGGAGCTGAACCAGTACCATGTGGTGATGGAGGTCGATCCGGTCTTCTGGCAGCGGCCGGAGACGTTGAGGGACATCTACGTCCCCGCCGCCGGCGGCGCGCTCGTCCCCTTGAGCGCCTTCACCCGCTACGAGCCGAAAGCCACCGCCCTCGCGGTGAACCACCAGGGGCAGTTCCCGTCGGTGACCTTCTCCTTCAACCTCTCACCGGGGATCGCGCTCGGGGACGCGGTGAAGGCGATCGAGGCGGCGGCCCGCGAGGTCGGGCTCCCCGCGGGGGTGCGGGGGAGCTTTTCCGGCACCGCGCAGGCCTTCCAGGCATCGCTGGCGAACGAGCCGCTCCTGATCCTCGCGGCGCTGGTAACTGTGTACATCGTACTCGGTGTCCTGTACGAAAGTTACATGCACCCGTTGACGATTCTCTCCACCCTCCCCTCCGCCGGTGTGGGTGCCGCGCTCGCCTTGATGATCTTCAAGACCGACCTGAGCCTCATCGCCATCATCGGCGTCATCCTGCTCATCGGGATCGTGAAGAAGAACGGGATCATGATGGTCGACTTTGCCCTTTCTGCCGAGCGCAAGGAAGGGAAGAGCCCGAGGGACGCCATTTACGAGGCGTGCCTGCTCCGTTTTCGTCCGATCATGATGACCACCATGGCAGCACTTCTGGGGGCGCTCCCCCTGGCGCTCGGGACCGGTGTGGGGAGCGAGTTGCGGCGCCCGCTCGGCATCTCCATCGTCGGCGGTCTCATCTTCAGCCAGATGCTTACCCTGTACACCACGCCGGTGGTGTACCTCTACCTGGACCGGCTGCGGCTGTGGATCGAGAAGAAGCGCGGTAAAGGGCCGCAGAGGGTGCAGTATGAAGAGGAGCGGGCAGGGGTGTAG
- a CDS encoding MdtB/MuxB family multidrug efflux RND transporter permease subunit produces MNISRPFILRPVATTLLMIAIILAGVVAYRQLPVAALPQVDYPIIQVRTFYPGASPDVMATSVTAPLERQFGQLPGLTQMNSASSQSSSVITLQFSLDLSLDVAEQEVQAAINSAFTFLPRDLPNPPVYSKVNPADAPILTLALSSDTLTLPQVEDLADTRLSQKISQLPGVGLVTISGGQRPAVRIHANPTALASYGMTLEDVRAAIATANVNLAKGGFDGPRQAYIIGANDQLYSSRDFRSLVIAYRNNAPVHLTDVATVIDDAENVNQAAWMNDSPAVVLNIQRQPGANVIEVVDRITKLLPQLKSSLPASVKVQVLSDRTVTIRESVRDVQFELFLAVALVVLVIFLFLRNLPATTIPSVAVPLSLVGSFGAMYLLGFSLNNLSLMALTISTGFVVDDAIVMIENISRYVEEGEPPLQAALKGAKQIGFTILSLTVSLIAVLIPLLFMGDVVGRLFREFAITLGVTILISAVVSLTLTPMMCARLLRHVPEERQGRFYHASGRFLERMIERYGRSLTYVLQHQTATLMVAVGTLLLTVVLYILVPKGFFPVQDTGAIMGISEASQSVSFKAMAERQRELARVILKDPAVASLSSFIGVDGVNTSLNSGRILINLKPLEDRDLSASEVIRRLKPELAKVPGVTLYMQPVQDLSVDAKVSRTQFQYLIEDPNTQELKEWAPRIVAALKERPELADVGSDQQDLGLLLALDIDRSSASRLGISPQMIDDTLYDAFGQRQISTIFTELNQYRVVLAVDEPFSKGPESLDSIYLKGAQGGAVPLSAVTRATEATTPLVVNRQGQFPAVTASFNLAPGVSLGGAVAAIEEATREMGLPPSVRGSFQGTAQAFQESLRNEPLLILAALITVYIVLGVLYESYIHPVTILSTLPSAGAGAVLSLMICGSEMSVIAVIGIILLIGIVKKNGIMMVDFALAAEREEGKPPEQAIYEACLLRFRPIMMTTMAALLGALPLALGHGMGSELRRPLGISIVGGLIISQILTLYTTPVIYLAFDRVARRYGRKGVEPEGQTPA; encoded by the coding sequence ATGAATATCTCCCGCCCCTTCATTCTGCGTCCGGTCGCCACGACGCTCCTCATGATAGCCATCATCCTCGCTGGGGTGGTGGCGTACCGGCAGCTCCCGGTCGCGGCGCTGCCCCAGGTCGATTACCCCATCATCCAGGTCCGCACCTTCTACCCGGGCGCCAGCCCCGACGTCATGGCGACCTCGGTGACGGCGCCGCTGGAGCGCCAGTTCGGACAGCTCCCGGGGCTTACCCAGATGAACTCCGCAAGCTCGCAGTCGAGCTCGGTCATCACCCTTCAGTTCTCCCTCGATCTGAGCCTCGACGTGGCGGAGCAGGAGGTGCAGGCGGCGATTAACTCCGCCTTCACCTTCCTGCCGCGCGATCTCCCCAATCCTCCGGTGTACAGCAAGGTGAACCCGGCGGACGCCCCGATCCTCACCCTGGCGCTCTCCTCCGACACGCTCACCCTTCCGCAGGTGGAGGACTTGGCCGACACCCGCCTCTCCCAGAAGATCTCCCAGCTTCCCGGCGTCGGCCTCGTCACCATAAGCGGCGGGCAGCGCCCAGCGGTGCGCATCCACGCGAACCCCACCGCACTCGCCTCCTACGGCATGACGCTGGAGGACGTGCGGGCAGCGATCGCCACCGCGAACGTGAACCTCGCCAAAGGGGGCTTCGACGGCCCGCGCCAGGCCTACATCATCGGCGCCAACGACCAGCTCTACTCCAGCCGGGATTTCCGCTCCCTCGTCATCGCCTACCGAAACAACGCTCCGGTGCATCTCACTGACGTCGCCACCGTCATCGACGATGCGGAGAATGTGAACCAGGCGGCGTGGATGAACGACTCGCCGGCGGTGGTGCTGAACATTCAGCGTCAGCCGGGGGCGAACGTCATCGAGGTGGTGGATCGCATAACGAAGCTCCTCCCCCAGCTGAAGAGCTCCCTTCCCGCTTCGGTGAAGGTCCAGGTACTGAGCGACCGCACCGTGACGATCCGGGAGTCGGTGCGCGACGTGCAGTTCGAGCTCTTCCTGGCTGTGGCGCTCGTCGTTCTCGTCATCTTCCTCTTCCTGAGAAACCTCCCGGCCACCACCATCCCGAGCGTCGCCGTCCCCCTCTCCCTCGTCGGATCGTTCGGGGCGATGTATCTTCTCGGCTTCAGCCTGAACAACCTCTCCCTCATGGCGCTCACCATCTCCACCGGTTTCGTGGTGGACGACGCCATCGTCATGATCGAGAACATCTCCCGCTACGTGGAGGAGGGGGAGCCACCCCTTCAGGCGGCGTTGAAGGGGGCGAAGCAGATCGGCTTCACCATCCTCTCCCTCACCGTCTCCCTCATCGCCGTCCTCATCCCGCTCCTCTTCATGGGGGACGTGGTGGGACGCCTCTTCCGGGAGTTCGCCATCACCCTCGGCGTCACCATTCTCATCTCGGCCGTCGTCTCCCTTACCCTTACGCCGATGATGTGTGCGCGCCTTCTCAGGCATGTGCCCGAGGAGCGCCAGGGACGCTTCTACCACGCCTCGGGACGCTTCCTCGAGAGGATGATCGAGCGCTACGGCCGCTCGCTCACCTACGTCCTGCAGCACCAGACCGCGACCCTGATGGTCGCCGTCGGCACTCTTCTTCTCACCGTCGTCCTCTACATCCTGGTGCCGAAAGGGTTCTTCCCGGTGCAGGACACCGGCGCCATCATGGGGATCAGCGAGGCGTCGCAGTCGGTCTCCTTCAAGGCGATGGCGGAGCGCCAGCGCGAGCTCGCCCGCGTGATCCTGAAGGACCCGGCGGTGGCAAGTCTCTCTTCCTTCATCGGGGTGGACGGCGTAAACACCTCCTTGAATTCCGGGCGCATCCTCATCAACCTGAAGCCGCTGGAGGATCGCGACCTCTCCGCGAGCGAGGTCATCCGCCGCCTGAAGCCGGAGCTCGCCAAGGTGCCGGGGGTGACGCTGTACATGCAGCCGGTGCAGGACCTCTCCGTCGACGCGAAGGTCAGCCGGACCCAGTTCCAGTACCTCATTGAAGACCCCAACACGCAGGAGCTGAAGGAGTGGGCCCCGCGCATCGTGGCGGCGCTGAAGGAGAGGCCCGAGCTCGCGGACGTTGGGAGCGACCAGCAGGACCTGGGGCTTCTCCTTGCGCTGGACATCGACCGCAGCAGCGCCTCGCGCCTCGGCATCTCTCCGCAGATGATCGACGACACACTCTACGACGCCTTCGGTCAGCGCCAAATTTCCACCATCTTCACGGAGCTGAACCAGTACCGCGTCGTCCTCGCGGTGGACGAGCCGTTCAGCAAGGGGCCAGAAAGCCTCGACTCCATCTATCTCAAGGGCGCGCAGGGGGGGGCGGTGCCGCTGAGCGCGGTCACCCGCGCCACCGAGGCCACCACGCCCCTTGTGGTGAATCGCCAGGGGCAATTCCCTGCCGTCACCGCCTCCTTCAACCTGGCCCCCGGGGTATCGCTCGGCGGTGCCGTCGCAGCGATCGAGGAGGCGACCCGGGAGATGGGTCTCCCCCCGAGCGTGCGCGGCTCCTTCCAGGGGACCGCACAGGCGTTCCAGGAGTCGCTCAGGAACGAGCCTCTCCTCATCCTCGCCGCGCTCATCACGGTGTACATCGTCCTCGGGGTGCTGTACGAGAGCTACATTCACCCGGTGACGATCCTTTCCACCCTGCCGTCCGCCGGCGCAGGCGCGGTCCTGTCCCTCATGATCTGCGGCAGCGAGATGAGCGTCATCGCGGTCATCGGCATCATCCTTCTGATCGGGATCGTGAAGAAAAACGGGATCATGATGGTCGATTTCGCCCTTGCCGCCGAGCGGGAAGAGGGGAAGCCGCCCGAGCAGGCGATCTACGAGGCGTGCCTCTTGCGTTTCCGCCCGATCATGATGACCACCATGGCCGCACTTCTCGGCGCCCTGCCGCTGGCGCTCGGGCACGGCATGGGGAGCGAGCTGCGCCGCCCCCTGGGGATATCGATCGTCGGCGGTCTCATCATCAGCCAGATCCTCACCCTCTACACGACCCCCGTCATCTACCTCGCCTTTGACAGGGTGGCGCGCCGCTACGGCCGCAAGGGAGTTGAGCCGGAGGGGCAGACGCCGGCATGA